The DNA window CCCCAGAACAGCCACGCCAGCTCGCCCGACACGAGCGTCGCCGCCGAGGCCGATGCCGCGAAGGCCGACGGCGTGTCGGCCGGGAAGCCCGACCCCGCCCGCGCCGCCAGCACGAACGCCGCCGCAACGAGGGCCTCGACGACGACGATCCCCGCATCGACCGCGACAAGCCGCCGCATCGTCGAGCGGAACACCATCGCAGCACCCGAGAGCTGCGCCGACCCCAGCACGAGCGCGATGCCGCACGAGGCCGCCGAAAGCACGAACAGCACGGGCACGAGCAGCGGCGTCCACAGGGGCACGGCTGCGAGGCTCTGCAGCAGCAGCCCCGTGTAGGCCATCGCCACGAGGGCCGCTGCCGCCTCGACGGCGCAGAGCACGCGGAACGTCACGACACTCCACGAGCCCGCGCCCGCCCAGGCCAGCCCCAGCGCGCACCCCAACGCGAGGCACGCCGCGAGCGACCAGGCGCCCACGGCCAGATGCGTCCACGCGGGCTGGGCGAACAGGAGCACGGCCCGGTCGATGCTGCCCACGTCCGCGACCAGGCACGCCACGCCGCCTGCGAGGGCGACGAGGGCCGCGGCGAACCCGGGCGCGAGCAGCCTGCGATGCGCCGGGGACGGTCGCAGCCGCTCGCGCGCGCCGACGGGCGCGAACGCGGCGGCGCGCGGCACGAAGAGTCCCATCGCGGCCAGCACGAGGCACGCCCCCGCGCCCGCGCCGCCGAGGAACAGGTACCCCACGGCCAAGTCGCTCAGCATCCGTCCCCCTTCGCCTTCGCCCGCCGCTTCGCCAGCGAAAATCATAGGATAATTCTAACACGCCCGCCACCCGAGGCATAGCGGCAAGGCACCCTGTCGACAACGGCACCGGACGCTCCCGCTGAACGCATTGTCGCCCTCTTGGAACCCTCGCTCCATGGAGATTCCCACACATTCGGCGCTTTTTCGCCGCCGCCGGCCCGCCGGGCGCGGACGAACGGTCATACTGGGCAGTCGCTTCACACGAAATTCTTTCTCTTCTCTTCGCGCGTTCGCAGATAGATGGCAGAAAGCGGCTCGAGTTAAGCGCAATGCACGCCGCAAGGTGCGGGTGCGAACGGAAGCGCGCAGGGCGCGCACGAAGAGAATGGAAACGAATATGTCCAACTTTGCCGAACTCGGCTTGTCCGAGGCCGCGCTCGCGGCCGTCGAGCGTCTGGGCTACGATGCCCCCACCCCCGTGCAGGAGCAGGCCATCCCGCTGGTCCTCGAGGGCCGCGACCTCATCGCCGCCGCCTCCACCGGCACCGGCAAGACCGCCGCGTTCCTGCTGCCCACCCTCTCCACCCTGCCCCGCGGCAAGCGCGGCAAGCGCGCCCCGCGCGTGCTGGTGGTGAGCCCCACCCGCGAGCTCGCCCAGCAGATCGCCAAGACCGCCATGCAGATCTCGCGCAAGACCGGCCACTTCGTGACCACCGTCTTCGGCGGCACGCCCTACGGCCCGCAGATCAACGAGATCCGCCGCGGCACCGACGTGCTCATCGCCACCCCCGGCCGCCTGAACGACCTCATGGAGAAGGGCGTCGTCGACCTCAGCAGCATCACCACGCTCGTGCTCGACGAGGCCGACCGCATGCTGGACATGGGCTTCCTCCCCGCCGTCACCACCATCGTGGACGCCACGCCGGACAACCGCCAGACGCTGCTGTTCTCCGCCACCATCGACCAGTCCATCGAGAAGAACCTCGGCTCGCTGCTGAAGGACCCCGCGGTGGTCGAGATCGCGCGCAAGGGCGAGACGGCCAAGACGGTGGCCCAGTACATCATGCCCATCAAGAACTTCAACAAGCCCGAACTTCTGGAGGCCGTTCTGCGCGAGAAGGGCTCCGAGCGCATCATCGTGTTCGCGCGCACGAAGTTCCGCACCGAGGAGTGCGCCGAGACGCTGTGCCGCGCCGGCTTCAGCGCCGAGTCCATCCACTCCGACAAGTCGCAGGGCCAGCGCAAGCGCGCGCTGGAGAACTTCCGCCGCGGCAAGACGTCCATCCTCGTGGCCACCGACGTGCTGGCGCGCGGCATCGACGTGCCCGACGTCGACCATGTGATCAACTTCGACCTGCCCGACATGCCCGAGGACTACGTGCACCGCATCGGCCGCACGGGCCGCGCGGGCGAGGAAGGCTACGCCATCTCGTTCGTCACCCGCGAGTCCAACCGCACGCTCAAGGACATCGAGAAGCTCATCGGCAAGGAGCTGCCGCTGATGGATCTCGAGAGCTACAACCTGGACCCCTCGCTGCTGAAGGGCGGCGCCAAGGGCAAGGGCGGCCCGCGCAAGAGCGGCGGCTACAAGGGTTCGAAGCCCAAGGCCGCCTACCAGGGCTCGCGCGACAACCGCCCTTCCGCGCACAAGGGGCCGCGCCCCGAGCGCTCGCAGGACAGCCGCCCCGGTCGCGCGACGCGCAGCGAGGGCCCGTCGAAGAACTACTCGAACGCCGCCAAGCGCGTGACCTCCTCCAAGAAGGGCGCGCCCGCGCAGTCCGGCGCCAAGAAGCGCTCCAACCGCCCGAACACCTACGACTACAGCCGCTTCGCCAAAGCCGACCGCTCCGCGTAAAGCGCTAACGAAGCAGCTTGACAAAAAGGACGGACCGCCGAGGCAGTCCGTCCTTTTTGTTCTCGGTCGTGGCGAGAATTTGCGGCTGTGGCACGGATCGGGCGGGTTTCGGGCTCCCGAGACGCCGCGTGCCCAGCGTTTGCCCAGGTCGCCGATTTCGCGAACTCGCCGCGCGTGCCACAGCCGCAAATTCCTGCCGTGAGGTCGAGCCCGGCGCTTCCGCCGACCTCCTACCGCCCTTCCACGCTGCCCTCCACGTCGATCGGGGCGTTCTTGGCGGCGGCCTTCGCGCGCTTGCGGTCGCGGCGCCAGTGCGACAGGCTCCACACCAGCCATTCCACGAGCGGGATGGTGAGGAACGCCACCCACGCGGGATGCGGCGCGTTGTCGACGAACGCCATCCAGCAGAACCAGGCCACCACGCCGATGGGATACGCGCCCGACACGAGCGGCGCGATGCGCTTGCGGCCGATGGCGTGGCCCACCATGTAGTACAGCGGGATGGTGAGGAACAGGAACAGCCCCATCGCCCACGCGCCGTTCAGGATGCCGAGCAGCAGGTACACCACGATCACCACGAGCGGGTACGGGAACTTCACCCACGACTTCTCGAACGCGCGCAGGTAGTGCTTGCGCACGGGGATGGTGCGGCCCACCTCGTCGCCGTACTTGGCGCGAGCGTCGTCGAGCGTGTCGAAGCGCTCGCCCTGCACCGTGTAGCCGCACGGCTCGTTCCAGCGGCCCTCGTCCTCCCAGCCGTGATGGTACTTCGCATGCGCGTCCTGCCAGCTGTCGAAGTGCTCACCGTTGATGATGACGTCGTCGCCGTCGATGAGCACCTCGTCGTCGCCGAAGCCGTTGCCAGGGCTCTTCACGTGCACGCCGTCCCAGCCGACGTGCACCTCCTCGCCCTTCTTGGCGTCCTTCACGTGCACGCCGTCGCGCCACGACACGTGCACGTACTCGTCGCCGTCCTCCACGTGGATGCCGCCGAAGCCGATGCGCACCTTGCCCTTCTTGTCGGAGGACTCGGGCTCGCACGCGGGCTCGCCTGCGTCGGCGGGCTCGGCCGGAGCGGCGCCGCGCTCGGCCGCGCGATCGCTCGCCTCGAACGCCACGTCGTCTTTGATGGCGTCGTCCACGTACAGCAAGTCGTCCAGCGACACGCCGTAGAGCTGCGCGAGCGCGATGAGGTTGTCGGTGTCGGGCGAGGACTCCGAGCGCTCCCACTTCGACACCGCCTGCCGCGACACGCCCAGCTGCTCGGCAAGCGCCTCCTGCGACAGCCCCGCCTGCTTGCGCCGCGCCGCCAAGCGCTCTGCGATCTCCACGTTCATAGTTCCGCACCCTTTCTCGTTTCGTCCATCTTAGCTCACCGCCAACACTACGGTTGCGGGAATCTCGGCGCGACCGCTTCCAGTTGGAATTTTCCGCAATTATTGGTTGCGGGAGCTATGAGCTGGGGAAATGGGAGCGCGCTGTCATCCTGAGCGGAGCGCGCAGCACGGAGTCGAAGGATCCCGCTCGGCGCCAGCTGGAAGACTCACGGCTGGCGCCGCAGGGGATCCTTCGATTCGCTGCGCTCGCTCAGGATGACAATGGGGAGGCTGCGCTCGCTCAGGACGACAATGGGAAGGGCTGCGCTCGCTCAGGATGACAGCGCGCTCGCCTACAGCTTGCGGCGGCTGATGTCGAGGACCACCCAGACGCTCAGGATGGCGGCGCCCAGGTAGCCGAAGAACGAGAGCACCGGCACGCCGAGCAGGCGCGGCTCCATGGTGGAGTTGGCCAGCAGGCTCGAGCCCACGAACAGGCCGGCGATGATGATACCGATGGTCAGCCGGTTGATGATCTTCGCCAGCTTCGACAGCGGCGCCTCCGACCCCAGCACCTCCATGTTCATCTTCAGCTGGCCGCGCGTGAGCATCTTGAGCGCCTCGCCCGAGAACTGCGCGGAGTCCATCATGCCCTTCGTCGACGAGCGCAGCGCCCGCGCGAGGTCCTCCATGGCGCGCGCCAGCTCGTCGCGCTTGCTCTTGGAGCGCTGGATGTGCGCGTTGATGATGCCCACGACGTTCTCGTTGGGGATGAACGGCGCGATGGTGCCCTCGAGCGTCACGATGCCGCGCGACACGCTGGTGATGGACGCCGGCAGCGTCACCTTGCATGAGCGCGTGAGCGACAGGATGTCGTTGAGGAACATGCCGATGTCGATGTCGGCCACGTCGCACGAGCCGTAGTCCTCGAGCAACAGGTCGAGGTCGGCCAAAAAGCGCGTGTGGTCGATGGCCGCGTTGTCCTTCGAGATGGCGAACGACATGAGGGCGTCTTTGAGCTCGGTGGCGTTCTCCATGCCCACGGCCTGGATGATGCTGCCGAACCCGGCGCGGTCGCGCGGCGACAGGCGGCCCATGATCCCCAGGTCGATGTAGACGATCTTGCCGTCGCGCACGAGGATGTTGCCCGGATGCGGGTCGGCGTGGAAGAACCCGTGGTCGAGGATCTGCTCGGCGTAGTTGTCGAGGATCTTCTCGCCGATCTCCTCCAGGTCGTAGCCGGACTCGCGCAGCCGGTCGACGGCCAGGATGGGGATGCCGTCGACGTACTCCATCACCAACACGAACTCGCCGCAGAGCTCCGGGTACACCTTCGGGCAGTCGATGAACGCCACGTTCTCGTTCAGGCGCGCGAACTCCTCGAGGTTGGCGGCCTCGCGCGCGAAGTCCGTCTCCTCGAGGAAGGTGGCCCACAGCTCCTCCACCACGTCGCGCAGGTCGAGCATCTGCTCGTCCTTCATGAAGCGCGCGGCCTGGCGCGCCACCATGCGCATGATGTCGATGTCCTGCGCCATGACGGCCTTCACGCCGGGGCGCTGGATCTTCACCGCCACCGTCTCGCCGGTGACCAGGCGCGCCTTGTGCACCTGCGCGAGCGACGCGCTGCCGAGCGGCGTGGGGTCGATGGCGTCGAACACGTCGCCCTGCGCGTCGCCGTAGATGTCGTCGAGCGCCGCGAGGATGTCCTCGAAGGGCAGCGGGTCGCACTCGGCCTGGAGCTTCGCCAGCTCGTCGCAGTAGGCCTTCGGCAGGATCTCGGATCGGGTGGACAGCGTCTGGCCGATCTTGACGAAGCTCGGGCCCAGGTCCTCCAGCATGGTGCGGAACTCCTCGGGCGAGAAGCCCTTGAGGAAGTGGTGCTTCTGCAAAATGGCGTATATCTCCCGAAGGCGGCGCATGCGGGCCTTGCGGCTCAGATCGAACCGTCCTTCGGGATCGATTTCAGCTCCGGAGCTGAAAAAGTATTTGAGCAGCGTGTTCTCGGCCATGGGCTATCGCACGGGCCCCGTCGTCACGCGACGGTAGGCGCCCCTCAGCCGCACGGCTGCGCGGGATCCTCGGGCTCGTCGGCGGCGTCGTCGGCGGTCTGCACGTCGGACGCGTCGCCCACTTCCGCCTCGTCGGCCGCCTTCGCATTGGCCTTCGCCGCGAACTCGGCCGCCTTGGCGGCGAACTCGGCGCGCTCCTCGGGCGTCATGACGGCCATGCGGGCCTCGAGCGCGTCGTAGCGCACCGTGGCGACCGCTTGCTCGGCCTTGTGCTTGAGCTCGGTGTTGATCTGCTTGCCCTGGTCTACCGTGAGCTCGCCCCGGGAGATGAACTGATCCACCAGCTCCTTGGTCTTCTCGCCCGTGATGGCCATCGCGCCGATGCCGGCCAGGAAGATATCCTTGAATCCGTCGCTGAGGTTAGCCATGGAAGCCTCCTTTGCTTGCGGTTGCCCGTCCGCACTGCGAACGGCTTCCAACCATGATGCACCAAATCGGGAAAAAGGGCAACGCCGCGACGCGCCATGACGGAGAAAGGACGGCGGGCCTTCAACGCCCCGTCACAACCGCGCCGCGCGCGGCGGGCGCGGCTCGGCAGGCCTCAGGGCCACCTGTTCAGGTTGCCGCGCGGGGGCCGGCGCCCCAGATCGGAGCGGCTCAGCTCCTTGAGCAGGGCCGTGATGCTCTCGTCGTGCTCCTCGTCGCCGCCTTCGCGCTCGTCGCGACCCTTCCTCGCCTTCGGCAGCTCGGGTATGCCGAGCGACCTCAGCAGATCCCGCGCCTCCTCGTTGGACAACGGGGCCGATTTCACCATCGCGCTGCACCTCCCTCTCGACGCTCGCCCGCAATCGGCGGGAACGGCGCGTCGACCTTCCTCTTCGCATCGGACGAAAGGAGCCTTGCCTCGCCGCCCGCGCGGACGGCTCGGCCCTTCGCGGCGCGCACGTCGGGATGCCTCGCGGCAGTGCGATGTCGGCTGTTGTGCTGGCGGGCGGGGGGATGCGTCGACAACGTGCGCGCAGCTCGCCTCCTCGCCCGATACGGCTCTCGTCCGGTCTGCAGGATGCCCTTACTATACGGAGGTTTCGGGGCGAGCGGGCGCACAAACCAATAACCGGGCGAACGCGACCCGGCGAATGGAGCGGCGGCGGAAGACGGCCGGATTGAGCGGCAGAAACGAAGCGGCGAGCGGAAAGGGCCGCCCGCCGCCCGCCGGCGCATCGAAACAGGAGAAACGGCCGCCCGTTACGCCGCGCGATCGGAGGCGAGGACGCGGCGTTCGGCAAGCACCGCCTGCGGCAGCTCCCTGCCGGTGCCCTCCGCCCACTCGAAGGGATGCGGCACGGCCTGGAGCTGCGAGGCGGGCGCCTGGACGGGGGGCGCGGCCTGCCTGCCCTCCACCCATGTGGCGGCGGCGACGCTGGCCACGATGAGCGCCGCCCCCGCGAACCCCGCCACGGACAGCGCCTCGCCCAGAAGCACGAACGAGAACGCGGCGGTGAACACGGGCTCGCCGGTGAGCAGGAGCGACACCGTGGAAGAAGGCAGCCCGGTGAGCGAGACGTTCTGCAGCATGAACGTGAGGCAGGTGCTGAGCAGCGCCAAGAACGCCACCGTCCCCCACGCCACCGGCTGCACGGCCGTAAGGTCCACCGGCGGCTCGAACGCGAGCGCGCAGGCGAGCGCCACCGCGAACGAGACGCCTATCTGCGTGCCGGCCACCGTGGCGGCGTCGAGCTTTTGAAGGCCCTGCTCGCCGAACACGAGCGCCCCGGCCAGCGCGACCGACGATAGGAGCGCGAGGGCCTCGCCCCAGCCGAACGAGAGCGCGCCGCCGTTGTTGCACAGAAGGTAGAGCCCGACGACCACCGCGGCCTGGAACGGCAAGAACGCGAGCGGGTAGCGCCGCCGGTTGGCCAGCGAGGACAGCAGCGGCGCGAACACCACGGGCAGCGCCACGAGGAAGCCCACGTTGGTGGCGGTGGTCAGGTCGAGCGCGACGTTGCAGGTGAGGTACGCGAGCGCCATGCATACGGCCGCCGGCAGCCAGTCGCGCACGCGCACCTCGCGCAGCTGGCGCACGATGCGCGGCCCGAAGAAGACGGCGAACACGGCGGCGGCCAGCCCGAAGCGGATGGCGAGGCACCACAGCGGCGTGATGCTCTCGTAGGCCATCTTCGTGATGGCGTTTCCCAGGCCGAAGATGACGGTCTGCAGCACGACGCAGGCCACGAAGGGCCAGCGAGCGCTCGTTTCACGTGCCATGATGCCTCCTTCCGCGCAGACAGCGCAGGACGATCGCGCCCTGCGCGGGCGTGTCGCGTTCACTCTGAGTTCGGGTTCGCTGACCATGGTATGGCTTCGGCATGTAAAAGTAAAACGCGAGTATCTTTTTGAGATTTAAAGAAAGTCTTGTCATCCCTCGTCAGGTGAGCGAATATGGAGGAAATGCGTGCGGAGGCAGCGGAATCGGAGGCGGAAGTGGCGAACCAGAAGTACGAGGCGTTCCTCAAAGTGGCCGAGACGGGCAGCTTCAAGCAGGCCGCCCGCGAGCTCGGGTACACGCAGGCGGGCGTGAGCTACCTCGTGGGCACGCTTGAACGCGAGCTCGAGCTGCCGCTGTTCGTGCGCGACTACGGCGGCGCGCGCCTGACGGCCGAGGGCGCCGACCTGCTGCCCCGGGTGCAGAAGGTGTGCAACGACGAGCGCCAGCTGGAGACGCGCGTGGCCGAGCTCAAGCACCTCGCCAGCGGCATCGTGCGCGTGGCCGCGTTCACGAGCACGGCCATCCAGTGGTTCCCCGGCATGGCGAAGTCGTTTCTGGCGCAGCGGCCCGGCATCGACTTGCAGCTCATCTGCGTCGACGACCAGGACGAGCTGGAGGAGGCCGTGTGGCGCGGCGATGCCGACTGCGGGTTCTTCGTCTACCCCATCAGGCACGACCTGCACGCCGTCTCGCTGCGGCACGACCCCTTGCTCGTGGTGCTGCCGCCCGACCATCCACTGGCCGACGCGCCGTTCGTGCCGCGCGAGACGCTGGCGACGGAGCCCTACATCCGGCTGAAGAGCGGTACGTCGACGGAGATGGAGGGCCTGTTCCGCAACAACGAGGTGGAGCCGAGCGTGCGGTTCACCATCGACAGCGACTACGCGGTCATGAGCATGGTGAGCGCGGGGCTCGGGTTCAGCGTGCTGTCGGGCCTCATCCTGCGCGACGCGCCGTTTCCGCTGGCCGTGGTGCCGCCCGAGAAGGAGACGACCCGCGAGATAGCCATCGCCGTGCGCTCGATGGAGACGGCCTCCACCGCGACCCGGGCCTTCGTCGAGCACGCCCAGGAGTGGATAGCCGAGACGTACGGGTGAGACGAGGCTTTTGTCTGAGCGGAGGCCGAAGGCCGCAGTCTTTGTCATCCTGAGCGGAGGCCGAAGGCCGCAGTCTTTGCCATCCTGAGCGGAGCGACCGAAGGGAGCGCAGTCGAAGGATCCCCCGCGGCGTCAGCCGTGGCGCTTCCTGCTGGCGCCGCGGGGGATCCTTCGACTCGCTTCGCTCGCTCAGGATGACAACAGGGGGGCTTCGCTCGTTCAGGATGACAAAAAAAGCTCCGGCACCTCGGTGCCGTCGGCGCAGATGAAGCTGGGGCGCTCGGCCACGAGGGCTTCTCGCGGGAACATGCCCCAGAGGGCGGCGGCCGTGGGGCAGCCCGCGCCGTTGCCCGCATGGATGTCGAAGGGGCTGTCCCCCACGTACAGGCACGCCGCGCTGGCCAGGC is part of the Arabiibacter massiliensis genome and encodes:
- a CDS encoding LysR family transcriptional regulator — protein: MANQKYEAFLKVAETGSFKQAARELGYTQAGVSYLVGTLERELELPLFVRDYGGARLTAEGADLLPRVQKVCNDERQLETRVAELKHLASGIVRVAAFTSTAIQWFPGMAKSFLAQRPGIDLQLICVDDQDELEEAVWRGDADCGFFVYPIRHDLHAVSLRHDPLLVVLPPDHPLADAPFVPRETLATEPYIRLKSGTSTEMEGLFRNNEVEPSVRFTIDSDYAVMSMVSAGLGFSVLSGLILRDAPFPLAVVPPEKETTREIAIAVRSMETASTATRAFVEHAQEWIAETYG
- a CDS encoding helix-turn-helix transcriptional regulator — encoded protein: MNVEIAERLAARRKQAGLSQEALAEQLGVSRQAVSKWERSESSPDTDNLIALAQLYGVSLDDLLYVDDAIKDDVAFEASDRAAERGAAPAEPADAGEPACEPESSDKKGKVRIGFGGIHVEDGDEYVHVSWRDGVHVKDAKKGEEVHVGWDGVHVKSPGNGFGDDEVLIDGDDVIINGEHFDSWQDAHAKYHHGWEDEGRWNEPCGYTVQGERFDTLDDARAKYGDEVGRTIPVRKHYLRAFEKSWVKFPYPLVVIVVYLLLGILNGAWAMGLFLFLTIPLYYMVGHAIGRKRIAPLVSGAYPIGVVAWFCWMAFVDNAPHPAWVAFLTIPLVEWLVWSLSHWRRDRKRAKAAAKNAPIDVEGSVEGR
- the nrfD gene encoding NrfD/PsrC family molybdoenzyme membrane anchor subunit, which encodes MLSDLAVGYLFLGGAGAGACLVLAAMGLFVPRAAAFAPVGARERLRPSPAHRRLLAPGFAAALVALAGGVACLVADVGSIDRAVLLFAQPAWTHLAVGAWSLAACLALGCALGLAWAGAGSWSVVTFRVLCAVEAAAALVAMAYTGLLLQSLAAVPLWTPLLVPVLFVLSAASCGIALVLGSAQLSGAAMVFRSTMRRLVAVDAGIVVVEALVAAAFVLAARAGSGFPADTPSAFAASASAATLVSGELAWLFWGGFAAAGLAVPFALDVLLARARRPMPGIALAAAACVLVGGLIMRYCVVEAGMRPLLAFAGG
- a CDS encoding lipopolysaccharide core heptose(II) kinase RfaY encodes the protein MAENTLLKYFFSSGAEIDPEGRFDLSRKARMRRLREIYAILQKHHFLKGFSPEEFRTMLEDLGPSFVKIGQTLSTRSEILPKAYCDELAKLQAECDPLPFEDILAALDDIYGDAQGDVFDAIDPTPLGSASLAQVHKARLVTGETVAVKIQRPGVKAVMAQDIDIMRMVARQAARFMKDEQMLDLRDVVEELWATFLEETDFAREAANLEEFARLNENVAFIDCPKVYPELCGEFVLVMEYVDGIPILAVDRLRESGYDLEEIGEKILDNYAEQILDHGFFHADPHPGNILVRDGKIVYIDLGIMGRLSPRDRAGFGSIIQAVGMENATELKDALMSFAISKDNAAIDHTRFLADLDLLLEDYGSCDVADIDIGMFLNDILSLTRSCKVTLPASITSVSRGIVTLEGTIAPFIPNENVVGIINAHIQRSKSKRDELARAMEDLARALRSSTKGMMDSAQFSGEALKMLTRGQLKMNMEVLGSEAPLSKLAKIINRLTIGIIIAGLFVGSSLLANSTMEPRLLGVPVLSFFGYLGAAILSVWVVLDISRRKL
- a CDS encoding DEAD/DEAH box helicase, which codes for MSNFAELGLSEAALAAVERLGYDAPTPVQEQAIPLVLEGRDLIAAASTGTGKTAAFLLPTLSTLPRGKRGKRAPRVLVVSPTRELAQQIAKTAMQISRKTGHFVTTVFGGTPYGPQINEIRRGTDVLIATPGRLNDLMEKGVVDLSSITTLVLDEADRMLDMGFLPAVTTIVDATPDNRQTLLFSATIDQSIEKNLGSLLKDPAVVEIARKGETAKTVAQYIMPIKNFNKPELLEAVLREKGSERIIVFARTKFRTEECAETLCRAGFSAESIHSDKSQGQRKRALENFRRGKTSILVATDVLARGIDVPDVDHVINFDLPDMPEDYVHRIGRTGRAGEEGYAISFVTRESNRTLKDIEKLIGKELPLMDLESYNLDPSLLKGGAKGKGGPRKSGGYKGSKPKAAYQGSRDNRPSAHKGPRPERSQDSRPGRATRSEGPSKNYSNAAKRVTSSKKGAPAQSGAKKRSNRPNTYDYSRFAKADRSA
- a CDS encoding EamA family transporter, which translates into the protein MARETSARWPFVACVVLQTVIFGLGNAITKMAYESITPLWCLAIRFGLAAAVFAVFFGPRIVRQLREVRVRDWLPAAVCMALAYLTCNVALDLTTATNVGFLVALPVVFAPLLSSLANRRRYPLAFLPFQAAVVVGLYLLCNNGGALSFGWGEALALLSSVALAGALVFGEQGLQKLDAATVAGTQIGVSFAVALACALAFEPPVDLTAVQPVAWGTVAFLALLSTCLTFMLQNVSLTGLPSSTVSLLLTGEPVFTAAFSFVLLGEALSVAGFAGAALIVASVAAATWVEGRQAAPPVQAPASQLQAVPHPFEWAEGTGRELPQAVLAERRVLASDRAA